From a single Ischnura elegans chromosome 7, ioIscEleg1.1, whole genome shotgun sequence genomic region:
- the LOC124162575 gene encoding uncharacterized protein LOC124162575: protein MAEGNSTFVLTAGVTAPSQISFVAEDWPRWAQRWERYWVASGLKKQSDEEQLNMLVYVMGEKAEDVLLSLQLSAADKKKYKKVYEEFKNHYMGRVNIVYMRAKFNQRCQKEGEAVDEFISDLYRLIQYCEYGSLQDDLLRDRIVVGVYDAKLSQALQMDLGLTLEVALRKARQAEEVQRQQGLLRGTQGSTHRGVASDYEVSEVKKRTKPISGKRASPGGCSGQSQHQRCGRCGRSPQHAFATCPARQSTCHACSKKGHWRKMCRLRKSVGNVVVREEDDEEDIYYLGIVDTNVEPWWVTVTLNGVDIKFKIDTGADVTVIGSLVVEDKLQGIKLTPTSKRLAGIGGTNFCVKGSFEAKLQWKEKLCDETIYVTPGGREVLLGRPAIQKLGILKWVGVTSLINGAPEKTFPALFNVLGKMEKRYEIRLEDNARPFAVTTPRRVPIQLWEKVKEELKQMEEEGVISPVDEPTEWCAPMVVVPKSDGKVRICVDYTKLNEGVRRERHMLPAVDEF, encoded by the coding sequence ATGGCGGAAGGCAACAGCACGTTCGTGCTAACAGCAGGCGTGACGGCGCCCTCCCAAATTTCTTTCGTGGCGGAGGATTGGCCGCGATGGGCGCAACGTTGGGAGAGATACTGGGTTGCGTCTGGGCTGAAGAAGCAGAGCGACGAGGAGCAACTCAACATGCTGGTGTACGTGATGGGCGAAAAGGCGGAAGACGTACTGCTTAGCCTACAGCTGTCAGCAGCggataagaagaaatacaagaagGTATACGAAGAATTCAAGAATCACTACATGGGACGGGTAAACATCGTATACATGAGGGCGAAATTTAACCAACGCTGCCAGAAGGAGGGAGAAGCAGTGGATGAATTCATCTCAGACCTGTATCGCCTCATACAATATTgcgaatatgggtcactccaggACGATCTTCTCCGAGATCGAATTGTGGTCGGAGTCTACGACGCGAAGCTGTCGCAAGCGTTGCAGATGGATCTGGGCCTAACACTGGAAGTGGCTCTACGGAAGGCACGTCAGGCGGAAGAGGTGCAGCGCCAACAGGGGCTGCTGAGAGGCACCCAAGGGTCAACGCATCGCGGAGTGGCGTCAGACTATGAGGTTAGTGAAGTAAAGAAGAGGACTAAACCAATTAGCGGCAAGCGAGCATCACCAGGGGGATGCAGCGGACAGAGCCAGCACCAGAGATGCGGCAGATGCGGGCGTAGTCCTCAACACGCGTTCGCAACTTGCCCCGCGAGACAGTCAACGTGCCACGCGTGCAGTAAGAAGGGTCATTGGAGAAAAATGTGTAGATTGCGGAAATCCGTGGGGAACGTCGTAGTCCGGGAAGAAGACGACGAAGAAGATATTTATTACTTGGGAATTGTAGATACTAATGTAGAGCCATGGTGGGTCACAGTCACGCTGAATGGTGTcgatattaaattcaaaatagacaCGGGGGCAGACGTAACAGTGATAGGGTCCCTCGTGGTTGAAGATAAATTGCAAGGAATTAAATTAACCCCTACGTCTAAACGACTGGCAGGCATAGGAGGGACGAACTTTTGTGTGAAGGGAAGTTTCGAGGCTAAGCTgcagtggaaggaaaaattgtgtGATGAAACAATTTACGTAACTCCCGGGGGCAGAGAGGTATTGCTAGGGAGGCCAGCTATTCAGAAGTTAGGAATATTAAAATGGGTCGGGGTGACTTCCTTAATTAACGGGGCACCGGAGAAAACATTCCCTGCGTTATTTAATGTACTAGGAAAAATGGAGAAGCGGTATGAAATTCGATTGGAAGATAATGCAAGACCATTTGCAGTGACTACTCCGAGAAGAGTGCCAATTCAGCTATGGGAAAAGGTAAAGGAAGAGCTGAAACAAATGGAAGAAGAAGGCGTCATATCCCCGGTTGACGAACCAACAGAGTGGTGTGCACCGATGGTCGTCGTTCCCAAGTCAGATGGAAAAGTAAGGATATGTGTCGATTACACGAAGCTAAATGAAGGAGTACGCCGAGAACGACACATGCTACCAGCAGTGGATGAATTTTAG
- the LOC124162574 gene encoding uncharacterized protein K02A2.6-like has translation MGLASSGEHFQKRMSETLAGLEGVANFFDDVLLFGETREQHDERLEAVLRRLQEAGITLNYNKCKWRVNKCRFLGHIISPEEGLLPDPEKLEAIREMERPKTTEAVRRFLGMVHYHLKFLDHLADMTQPLRELLSCKGKLPWTEVHDKAFAAIKKRLTEAPALGIYDPNRVSADSSSYGLGAVLEQNQNGVWKAVSFASRSLTDTEQRYAKIEKEALALTWASEKFTSYIQGSHFILRTDHKPLVPLLSTKPLSDLSARLQRFRMRLLGYQYTIEHVPGKLFYTPDMLSRAPLARRPRDEDIIMAEKDEAMVKEVIKALPMSDTRLEEVGEKQERDVLKEIKQYVRNGWPAHKEDLELPLRRYYEERGYLNQGEGLLMHGHRVVIPKELRKEMLDRLHKGHLGIGKCRERARDAIWWPGISADIQNAVEKCEECLERRPQPVEPLMPTAVPERPWMMVGMDILTVRKQSFLVVVDYFSRYPEVARLTSTTAAAVIGKIKAIFARFGIPEVVRSDNGPQFRGEMLEFAKEYGFRLITSSPLLARSNGEAESAVKIVKNILLKEKDPNLGLLVCRSTPLETGYSPAELLMGRKLRTNLPISSYSLQPSWPNLREHREKMGIKKAKAAEK, from the coding sequence ATGGGGTTGGCGTCATCGGGAGAACATTTTCAGAAACGAATGTCGGAAACATTAGCAGGTTTAGAAGGTGTTGCCAATTTTTTCGATGATGTCCTATTGTTTGGTGAAACGAGGGAGCAGCACGACGAGCGCCTGGAAGCCGTGTTGAGAAGGCTTCAGGAAGCAGGAATCACCCTGaattataataaatgcaaatGGAGAGTAAACAAATGTCGATTTTTAGGACATATAATCTCGCCAGAAGAAGGATTACTTCCTGACCCGGAGAAGTTAGAAGCTATCCGCGAGATGGAAAGACCCAAGACAACAGAAGCGGTGCGGCGTTTTCTGGGTATGGTTCATTACCACTTAAAATTTTTGGATCACCTGGCAGACATGACACAACCATTACGAGAATTATTATCTTGCAAGGGGAAACTTCCTTGGACTGAAGTTCACGATAAGGCATTTGCAGCGATCAAGAAGAGGCTCACTGAAGCGCCCGCATTGGGGATTTATGATCCAAACAGGGTGTCGGCAGATTCGTCATCGTATGGTTTGGGGGCCGTTCTAGAGCAGAACCAAAACGGGGTGTGGAAAGCCGTAAGTTTTGCGTCCCGATCCCTAACGGACACGGAACAAAGGTACGCGAAGATAGAAAAAGAAGCGTTGGCTTTGACTTGGGCGAGTGAGAAATTCACCTCATACATCCAAGGATCCCATTTCATTTTAAGGACGGATCATAAACCATTAGTGCCCTTATTGAGTACCAAACCATTAAGTGATTTATCCGCGAGATTGCAAAGATTTCGCATGAGACTTCTGGGCTACCAGTACACTATTGAGCACGTCCCTGGTAAATTGTTTTATACCCCAGATATGCTTTCCAGAGCACCACTGGCCAGGAGACCACGGGATGAGGACATAATTATGGCAGAAAAGGATGAAGCGATGGTGAAAGAAGTAATAAAGGCTCTACCAATGTCAGACACCAGGCTGGAAGAAGTCGGAGAAAAGCAAGAAAGAGACGTCTTAAAAGAGATAAAGCAATACGTTCGTAATGGCTGGCCTGCGCACAAAGAAGACCTTGAGCTGCCGCTGCGGAGATATTATGAAGAAAGAGGATATCTCAATCAGGGAGAAGGATTGCTTATGCATGGACACAGAGTTGTTATTCCGAAGGAGTTAAGGAAGGAGATGCTCGATAGGTTACATAAAGGTCATCTAGGAATAGGGAAATGTAGGGAAAGAGCACGAGATGCAATTTGGTGGCCAGGAATATCGGCAGACAtacaaaatgcagttgaaaaatgcGAAGAATGTCTGGAGAGGCGTCCACAGCCCGTTGAACCCCTGATGCCAACTGCAGTTCCGGAAAGACCCTGGATGATGGTAGGAATGGATATCTTAACCGTCCGCAAACAGAGCTTTTTAGTTGTTGTAGATTATTTTTCCAGATATCCGGAGGTGGCGAGGTTAACAAGCACTACCGCAGCAGCAGTCATCGGAAAAATCAAAGCGATTTTCGCTAGGTTTGGGATCCCAGAAGTTGTTAGATCCGATAATGGGCCACAGTTTAGAGGAGAAATGTTGGAATTCGCCAAAGAATACGGATTCCGGCTAATAACGAGCAGTCCATTATTAGCGAGAAGCAATGGCGAAGCAGAGTCAGcagtaaaaatagttaaaaacattttactgaagGAGAAAGACCCAAATTTAGGATTACTTGTCTGCAGGTCAACACCCCTGGAAACCGGATATAGCCCAGCAGAGCTGTTAATGGGAAGAAAATTACGCACAAACCTTCCCATTTCTTCATACTCATTGCAGCCATCGTGGCCGAACCTGAGGGAGCACCGGGAAAAGATGGGAATAAAGAAAGCAAAGGCTGCCGAGAAGTAA